Proteins encoded within one genomic window of Phototrophicus methaneseepsis:
- a CDS encoding ParA family protein has protein sequence MTRAFVLTNHKGGVGKSTSATNIALGIAGLLRQVGAKNPRVLLIDTDSQSHATLVTTGRNDFDTTNSLYSVLMAERQSAPQVLADVIVQSGWDENLHVLPATPLLEQAERELQGTAGSPYRLADPLAKIAPHYAAIVIDTRPSFSLMTEMALVAATDAIVPVEPRYLETVGLMSVIGKIHEIRDGWRIQNLRVSGVLVTKMDKRVRGHHNMLNELKAHPMLGKLLCGVIPMNEAVSYAHRSHRSIFTQDPKAPASRAYAHLVGRLVKQIGGA, from the coding sequence ATGACTCGCGCATTTGTACTAACCAATCACAAAGGGGGTGTGGGGAAGTCCACATCCGCAACCAATATCGCACTGGGCATCGCAGGACTGTTACGTCAGGTCGGTGCGAAGAATCCGCGTGTACTGCTGATTGATACAGACAGTCAATCACATGCCACGCTTGTTACCACTGGTCGAAATGACTTCGACACCACCAACAGCCTCTACAGTGTGCTGATGGCTGAACGCCAATCTGCACCGCAGGTACTGGCAGATGTTATTGTTCAATCGGGTTGGGATGAGAACCTTCATGTCCTGCCTGCAACTCCCCTACTGGAACAAGCTGAACGTGAATTGCAGGGAACGGCTGGTTCGCCCTATCGTCTTGCTGATCCACTTGCAAAAATTGCCCCGCATTATGCCGCTATCGTTATTGATACGCGCCCCTCATTTTCCCTCATGACAGAAATGGCACTGGTTGCCGCGACAGATGCGATTGTGCCGGTTGAACCGCGCTATCTTGAAACAGTCGGTTTGATGAGCGTCATTGGCAAAATTCATGAAATCCGCGATGGCTGGCGTATTCAGAATTTGCGCGTCAGTGGTGTGCTGGTCACGAAGATGGATAAGCGTGTTCGTGGGCATCACAACATGCTCAATGAACTGAAAGCCCATCCGATGCTTGGCAAGTTGCTGTGTGGTGTAATTCCCATGAATGAGGCTGTTTCTTACGCGCATCGCAGTCACAGAAGCATCTTTACACAAGACCCCAAAGCACCTGCCAGCCGTGCCTATGCTCATCTGGTCGGACGGCTTGTGAAGCAGATTGGCGGTGCGTGA
- a CDS encoding CHC2 zinc finger domain-containing protein: protein MSFDLEHIRSRNPIEDVISEKFSLKKSGSRFIGAEHDSLVVIPQSGMYFWNSRNEHGDVFDFVGRYHLNYGSGWNNRDSAQFMEAIEHLARRAGISIERNADFRQTPVWAERQLVQRLHDTLLNTPPALSYATKQRGWDMQTVRLAKPGFMPQDKRPLLDGLNLSDTWRNVIHKFPAGMLVYIHLNNGRLTYLSGRSIEGKRHYNPPRDIIGEKQPYFNHCYSAESNQLVVVEGQADAITFGEWGVPAVAIAGMSISDELLIRLKKHDRVFISLDNTDDANTQSQMIAKALGGKAYLPKFPNEVKDANEWLAQHQATADDASDLLNKAQNWLLSEVHRAANLEGLARQDAIRDLFQHVGDLDSFTLAQFKEAMGKIGVKARVFNEMMKLSSNENPDSGDDFAEVFDDSIPVLSPAQGFRDDLALVTVSLLERTRKNCLNIQPYLVTSSRELKRVTDEQIISIDQKEVALRVVPEGSEFLQRWRYSDIRRFLDGETIQPGEIFNGIHDLFKRYVDFRSDIESRILSLWVVGTYFYQMFPAYPYLALNGPKNSGKSTVLRVLQPLAFNMISTSDPTGASMFRLIHYTSCTVGIDEAERYHNPRDPGMQQIRQLLNSGYKQGMPAIRITGEDMKPQAFDVYSPKILAAIMGLEDILASRCIAIPMRRTDKKMPAFPPDFDGAGIRHQLYTLALTHFKSIHRNYFQRPELHKLHNRSGELWSPLVALAAFFEEQGQVEGLLDAISEAAEWDEQLSEGKALSNREEAVLQSLEIMTRNADGAVWLKASELRERVREIMGISQDQMGHAQWIGHILNRLALTDRNRKKAYTGGQMYLIDRREVSDMMRRYDVSQIPTNLPEN from the coding sequence ATGAGTTTCGATTTAGAACACATTCGTTCTCGTAATCCCATTGAAGACGTAATATCAGAAAAATTCAGCTTAAAGAAATCCGGTTCGCGTTTCATCGGTGCAGAACATGATAGTCTGGTTGTCATACCCCAATCCGGGATGTACTTCTGGAACTCGCGCAATGAACATGGTGATGTGTTTGATTTTGTCGGACGCTATCACCTGAATTATGGGAGTGGCTGGAACAACCGCGATTCAGCGCAGTTTATGGAAGCGATTGAACACCTCGCCCGTCGTGCTGGTATCAGCATTGAACGCAATGCAGATTTTCGTCAGACACCTGTATGGGCAGAACGTCAACTTGTTCAGCGTTTGCATGATACCCTGCTGAATACCCCACCTGCTCTGTCCTACGCCACAAAACAACGTGGCTGGGATATGCAAACTGTTCGACTGGCAAAACCCGGTTTTATGCCACAGGACAAACGCCCTCTGCTGGATGGGCTGAACCTGTCCGATACATGGCGCAATGTCATTCACAAGTTTCCAGCAGGGATGCTGGTGTATATTCATCTGAATAATGGTCGTCTGACCTACCTTAGTGGACGTTCTATAGAAGGAAAGAGGCATTACAATCCGCCGCGTGACATCATCGGCGAAAAACAGCCCTACTTTAATCATTGCTATAGTGCGGAATCGAATCAGCTTGTTGTGGTCGAAGGTCAGGCGGATGCAATAACTTTTGGTGAGTGGGGTGTGCCTGCGGTGGCAATAGCGGGCATGAGCATCAGTGATGAGTTGCTCATACGTTTGAAGAAACATGATCGTGTATTCATCTCGCTCGATAACACCGACGATGCAAATACTCAAAGCCAGATGATTGCAAAAGCACTCGGTGGAAAAGCCTATTTGCCCAAATTTCCCAATGAGGTGAAAGATGCTAACGAATGGTTAGCACAGCATCAAGCAACAGCTGATGATGCCAGCGATCTGCTTAACAAAGCACAGAATTGGTTACTATCTGAGGTACATCGCGCTGCCAATCTGGAAGGTCTGGCACGGCAGGATGCTATCCGTGACTTATTCCAGCATGTAGGTGATCTGGACAGCTTTACACTGGCACAGTTCAAAGAGGCAATGGGAAAAATCGGAGTGAAGGCACGGGTGTTCAATGAGATGATGAAGCTATCATCCAATGAGAACCCTGATAGTGGTGATGACTTCGCTGAGGTTTTCGACGATAGTATTCCCGTGCTATCACCTGCACAGGGTTTCCGCGATGATCTGGCACTGGTGACAGTATCTTTACTGGAACGTACCAGGAAGAATTGTTTAAACATCCAGCCTTATCTGGTCACCAGCAGCCGTGAACTGAAGCGCGTCACCGATGAGCAAATTATCAGCATCGACCAGAAAGAAGTCGCCCTGCGCGTTGTGCCGGAAGGCTCGGAATTTCTGCAACGCTGGCGATACAGTGACATTCGCCGTTTTCTGGATGGCGAGACTATTCAGCCCGGTGAGATATTCAATGGCATCCATGATCTGTTCAAACGCTATGTGGATTTTCGCTCGGACATCGAAAGCCGTATTCTGAGCTTGTGGGTAGTAGGCACTTACTTCTACCAGATGTTCCCTGCTTACCCCTATCTGGCGTTGAATGGTCCGAAAAACAGTGGTAAATCGACAGTCCTACGGGTGCTTCAACCACTGGCATTCAACATGATTTCGACATCTGACCCGACAGGTGCGAGTATGTTTCGTCTGATTCACTATACATCCTGCACCGTCGGTATTGATGAAGCGGAGCGTTATCACAATCCACGTGATCCCGGAATGCAGCAGATTCGCCAGCTTCTGAACAGCGGTTATAAACAAGGTATGCCAGCTATCCGCATCACCGGTGAGGATATGAAACCGCAGGCGTTTGATGTGTATTCACCCAAGATTTTAGCAGCCATCATGGGCTTGGAAGATATTCTCGCCAGTCGTTGTATCGCTATCCCGATGCGCCGAACCGATAAGAAAATGCCTGCTTTTCCGCCCGATTTTGACGGTGCAGGGATTCGTCATCAACTCTACACATTGGCTTTGACGCACTTCAAGTCGATTCATCGCAATTACTTCCAGCGTCCAGAACTTCACAAGCTCCACAATCGCTCCGGTGAATTGTGGTCGCCGTTGGTCGCGCTGGCAGCCTTCTTTGAAGAGCAAGGTCAGGTCGAAGGTTTGCTGGATGCTATCTCCGAAGCGGCAGAATGGGATGAACAACTCAGCGAAGGTAAAGCGCTCAGTAACCGTGAGGAAGCCGTTCTGCAATCGCTGGAAATTATGACACGAAATGCCGACGGTGCAGTCTGGCTGAAAGCATCTGAATTACGTGAGCGTGTGCGGGAAATTATGGGTATTAGTCAAGACCAGATGGGTCATGCTCAGTGGATAGGGCATATCCTGAATCGTCTCGCACTGACAGATCGCAATCGCAAAAAAGCCTATACTGGAGGGCAAATGTACCTGATTGACCGCAGAGAAGTCAGCGATATGATGCGTCGCTACGATGTTTCACAAATTCCAACCAACTTGCCAGAAAACTGA
- a CDS encoding phosphoadenosine phosphosulfate reductase family protein, with translation MHEGVFWCDHCHGVFKTKTDRQVKSIPCVHCGSDAKYLSTDVRPVFSRERRILQFYGHGPLLTEQVWRASKSTAYYVNGETIRLPKADQVKEDLPAIGDFIADSQHYDAVDYQLLIDYKKALEINRPYLNALEDEAFRFVQSCVKRFTRRMLMVSFSGGKDSTVVSDLVRRGLGRSDVLHVFGDTTLEDENTYAYVEQFREENPLVPFFEARAEHDFHKMVDEIGPPSRVMRWCCTIFKAGPINNLLQTLGDQKVLTFYGIRRDESTQRSKYHRIRGDDGERIKEVVQVSSDDELNGVTVGAKIGQQITASPIIDWTEFDVWLYMIANEVTFNKSYRLGYTRVGCWLCPLNSEWSEMLGKLFFPEDSERWRNQLVDFARRINKPDPEEYIDDRAWVKRFGGAGMENAFLGIEAKPCGDMDDTIQVEIDRPIDVEFEEFLKPLGKINRDRSRAALGEIYLEGRPGQKWDAIIVQAPENSTTVRFTIINPKDQMKNITAYLRYQSVKFQTCIQCTACSAVCPTSAITIKPDQRIYEINQDVCTGCMECVTHFGTTGCLVAKSLSVFGNSVPKPENNGSGFVPLDSI, from the coding sequence ATGCACGAAGGCGTATTTTGGTGTGATCACTGCCACGGAGTCTTCAAGACAAAGACTGACCGTCAAGTAAAATCCATCCCCTGCGTTCATTGCGGGAGTGATGCGAAATATCTATCAACAGATGTGCGTCCGGTATTTTCTCGTGAGCGCCGTATTCTTCAATTTTATGGACATGGTCCCTTATTGACTGAGCAAGTGTGGCGTGCAAGTAAATCGACTGCCTACTATGTTAACGGGGAAACAATTCGCCTTCCCAAAGCAGATCAAGTTAAAGAAGATTTACCTGCAATCGGTGACTTTATTGCAGACAGTCAACATTATGATGCTGTAGATTATCAACTATTAATAGATTACAAGAAGGCTTTGGAAATTAATCGCCCTTATTTGAACGCGCTTGAAGACGAAGCCTTCCGCTTCGTGCAAAGCTGTGTCAAACGATTCACGCGGCGAATGTTGATGGTATCGTTTTCAGGTGGTAAAGACAGCACAGTTGTTTCTGATTTGGTCAGACGAGGACTAGGCCGTTCTGATGTTTTGCATGTATTCGGTGATACGACGCTTGAGGATGAGAACACATATGCTTATGTAGAGCAGTTCCGCGAAGAAAATCCTTTAGTGCCCTTCTTTGAAGCGCGTGCTGAACATGATTTCCACAAGATGGTTGATGAAATTGGACCCCCGAGCCGTGTCATGCGTTGGTGTTGTACGATTTTTAAGGCAGGTCCGATTAACAACTTGTTACAAACACTTGGTGACCAAAAAGTTTTGACTTTTTATGGAATCCGTCGCGATGAGTCAACACAACGTAGCAAATATCATCGCATTCGTGGCGATGATGGTGAACGCATTAAGGAAGTGGTGCAAGTCTCATCCGATGATGAGCTTAATGGTGTTACTGTAGGCGCAAAAATTGGGCAACAGATTACAGCATCACCAATCATTGATTGGACAGAATTCGATGTTTGGCTTTATATGATTGCCAACGAAGTAACTTTCAACAAGTCTTATAGACTCGGCTATACCCGTGTCGGTTGCTGGCTCTGTCCATTGAATTCAGAATGGTCAGAAATGCTCGGCAAACTTTTCTTTCCAGAAGACTCGGAACGTTGGCGCAATCAGCTAGTCGATTTTGCGCGACGCATCAATAAACCCGATCCTGAAGAATATATAGATGATCGCGCGTGGGTGAAACGCTTTGGTGGAGCAGGTATGGAAAATGCCTTCCTGGGTATCGAAGCGAAACCCTGTGGTGACATGGATGATACCATTCAGGTCGAAATAGATCGTCCGATCGATGTTGAGTTTGAAGAGTTCTTAAAACCACTTGGCAAGATCAACCGTGATCGTAGTCGAGCTGCGCTGGGTGAGATTTACCTTGAGGGAAGACCTGGACAAAAATGGGATGCGATTATCGTGCAAGCTCCTGAAAACAGCACGACGGTTCGATTTACGATTATCAATCCTAAAGATCAGATGAAGAATATTACTGCGTATTTGCGTTATCAGTCAGTCAAATTCCAAACCTGTATTCAATGTACTGCTTGTTCTGCTGTGTGTCCGACAAGTGCAATTACCATCAAACCTGACCAACGCATCTATGAAATCAATCAGGATGTTTGTACGGGTTGCATGGAATGTGTAACACATTTCGGAACAACGGGCTGTCTGGTAGCAAAGAGTTTAAGTGTATTCGGAAATTCCGTACCAAAACCTGAAAATAATGGCAGTGGTTTTGTACCACTGGATTCTATTTAA
- a CDS encoding NYN domain-containing protein yields MVNNQSTFNPERRIAMLIDGDNAQHSLLKQMFEEASRYGEVTIRRAYGDWTEPNLSNWRPVMLAHAIQPIQQWRYTTGKNATDSALIIDAMDILYSGTVQGFCVISSDSDYTRLCTRIRESGLFVMGIGREKTPEAFINACNVFVYVENLIQSDEVDIATTVKKTDEVKTPAVVKAPAKTSATAKKPAKAKPNTSQKDLLNLLRRAFDIAVQDDDGWVHLGPLGNALQRIEPSFDSRTYGFKSLSLLIKSMPKQVEVKGAKKTGASTIYARMKDVQG; encoded by the coding sequence TTGGTAAACAATCAAAGTACCTTTAACCCTGAAAGACGGATTGCCATGTTAATCGATGGTGATAACGCACAGCATAGTTTGCTCAAGCAGATGTTTGAGGAAGCTAGCCGCTATGGAGAAGTGACGATCCGACGCGCTTATGGCGACTGGACAGAGCCAAATCTATCGAACTGGCGACCTGTCATGCTGGCACATGCCATTCAACCCATTCAACAATGGCGCTACACCACAGGCAAGAATGCCACCGACAGCGCATTAATCATCGATGCAATGGATATTCTCTACTCGGGTACAGTTCAGGGTTTTTGCGTCATCTCAAGTGATAGCGACTATACGCGGCTTTGTACGCGGATTCGTGAATCAGGCTTATTTGTGATGGGCATCGGACGTGAAAAAACACCTGAAGCCTTTATCAATGCCTGCAATGTGTTTGTTTATGTCGAAAATCTGATACAGTCTGATGAGGTCGACATAGCAACTACTGTCAAAAAGACTGACGAGGTTAAAACACCTGCTGTAGTTAAAGCACCTGCTAAAACTTCTGCTACAGCTAAAAAACCCGCTAAGGCTAAACCAAATACTTCCCAAAAAGATTTGCTGAATCTGCTTCGGCGTGCGTTTGATATTGCGGTGCAGGACGACGATGGATGGGTGCATCTTGGACCACTGGGAAATGCACTACAGCGCATTGAGCCGAGTTTCGACAGCCGTACCTATGGCTTCAAAAGTCTATCCCTGTTAATAAAATCCATGCCCAAACAGGTGGAAGTTAAGGGTGCTAAAAAGACTGGCGCATCAACGATTTATGCCCGTATGAAAGATGTACAAGGCTAA
- a CDS encoding DUF4007 family protein, translated as MSLTFAKHETFYIRDGWLNKGIQAIVDNQNIFLDDEAPEVLGLGKNMVRSLRFWMQASGIAYEERVESRTAQLLTPFGELIKAYDPYQELDGTLWFLHHNLISNDDLTTTWYWFFNHYVPTRFTHHEFVARLQAWINTQTDEEDKKVAESSLRKDFDCLIKTYLPNQRDASPEDVLESPLTTLGLLSVYTDLDEETGKKVKTYRLEAGSPDNIHPLVMLYVLLKAQQNGERKEARQVGLQVALREPCNVGRTFNIKPTEFEDLLSQLNDTYPECRVQLTRTGGLDQITLPGITADDVMKMYYQEQLDAAEEVQTWSRPLMR; from the coding sequence ATGTCCTTGACATTTGCAAAACATGAAACCTTCTATATCCGTGATGGATGGCTGAACAAAGGTATTCAAGCGATTGTAGATAACCAAAATATCTTTCTGGATGATGAAGCACCTGAAGTGCTTGGTTTGGGCAAGAATATGGTGCGTTCACTGCGATTCTGGATGCAAGCAAGCGGTATCGCTTATGAAGAACGTGTTGAAAGTCGTACCGCACAACTTCTTACGCCATTTGGAGAATTAATAAAAGCATATGACCCTTATCAAGAGCTAGATGGTACGCTCTGGTTTCTCCATCATAATCTCATCTCGAATGACGATCTAACGACTACATGGTACTGGTTTTTCAATCATTATGTACCAACACGCTTCACACACCATGAGTTTGTAGCACGTTTACAGGCTTGGATTAACACACAGACAGATGAAGAAGACAAAAAAGTCGCTGAGAGTTCATTACGAAAAGATTTTGATTGTCTAATCAAGACATACTTGCCAAATCAACGAGATGCTTCACCTGAAGATGTTCTCGAATCGCCGTTGACAACTCTTGGGTTGCTCTCGGTTTACACCGATCTCGATGAAGAAACAGGGAAAAAGGTCAAAACCTATCGCCTGGAAGCGGGATCACCGGATAATATTCATCCGCTGGTTATGCTCTATGTTTTGCTCAAGGCACAACAGAACGGTGAGCGTAAAGAAGCTCGGCAGGTTGGTCTACAGGTGGCATTGCGCGAACCCTGTAATGTCGGACGAACATTCAATATCAAGCCAACCGAATTTGAAGATTTACTCAGTCAATTAAACGATACCTATCCTGAATGTCGGGTACAGCTTACACGCACAGGGGGGCTTGACCAGATTACACTACCGGGCATCACCGCAGACGATGTAATGAAGATGTATTATCAAGAACAGCTAGATGCCGCAGAAGAGGTGCAAACATGGTCACGACCGCTCATGAGATAA
- a CDS encoding helix-hairpin-helix domain-containing protein, which produces MQSNDIQKVITRKAVIAELARRGVRTLEQLATMSVEDLQSISGIGEKTAPRIRASAQAYLENKPVWFGSIPENIRKQGAILDVRVDPDTLPEWPWGFCLSSPVQEKHYVIDMPEMPVPMHLPDGRMVGLVPHIHYAWAHVRDLAFEYKWTIYYWGKSILKHLNETAPPEVQKDLKPCMVDLHKIFVDAVALPSKSTGLVDTASYLGYTNWPKDNKPFMSHLAYLHWRRDQNRPDALQDALDRMAHNTDAVSRIWWWMTSVNGAGS; this is translated from the coding sequence ATGCAAAGTAACGATATTCAAAAAGTCATCACCCGCAAAGCGGTCATAGCTGAATTGGCTAGACGTGGTGTTCGGACACTAGAACAACTCGCCACCATGTCAGTTGAGGACTTGCAATCCATATCTGGTATTGGTGAGAAAACTGCCCCGCGTATTCGTGCTTCTGCACAGGCATATTTAGAGAATAAGCCCGTATGGTTTGGTAGCATTCCCGAAAACATTCGCAAGCAGGGTGCTATCCTCGATGTGCGCGTCGATCCCGATACACTCCCTGAATGGCCATGGGGATTTTGTCTGTCGAGTCCGGTGCAGGAAAAGCATTACGTGATTGATATGCCTGAAATGCCTGTTCCAATGCACCTGCCAGATGGCAGAATGGTCGGCTTAGTGCCACATATTCACTACGCATGGGCGCATGTCCGCGATTTAGCATTTGAGTACAAGTGGACGATCTATTATTGGGGCAAATCTATACTGAAACATCTGAACGAAACTGCGCCACCCGAAGTACAAAAAGACCTCAAACCGTGCATGGTTGACCTGCATAAAATATTTGTGGATGCCGTTGCGCTCCCCAGCAAATCAACCGGACTGGTCGATACAGCAAGCTATTTGGGTTACACAAACTGGCCAAAAGATAACAAGCCGTTTATGTCACATCTTGCTTATTTACACTGGCGCAGAGATCAGAATCGCCCCGATGCTTTGCAAGATGCTTTAGATAGGATGGCACACAACACGGATGCGGTCTCGCGTATCTGGTGGTGGATGACATCGGTCAATGGGGCAGGCAGTTAA
- a CDS encoding DUF6946 family protein, translating to MKRIFIPASQAQDWQQFLAEPERQWKVGYSARTLAYCWHTATGFPEEVGLVFASSPLLAFHSIEPLLILPEYKVSLKGRGPDSQNDIFVLGKAQDGELVSIMVEGKVEESFGDSLGKWKSANKGFTDNKRERLDDLQQHLGLASIPDDIYYQLLHRTASAVIEARRFNARYAIMLVHSFSPTASWFDEYARFLNLFDVVAEKNVLHHLNVVDGIDVYTVWVTGDVCFLKL from the coding sequence ATGAAGCGGATATTTATTCCAGCTAGTCAAGCTCAAGACTGGCAACAATTTCTAGCAGAGCCAGAACGACAATGGAAGGTTGGATATTCTGCCCGTACACTAGCGTATTGCTGGCACACAGCAACTGGATTCCCGGAAGAAGTTGGCTTAGTTTTTGCATCTTCACCATTACTAGCCTTCCATTCTATAGAGCCATTACTTATCCTGCCCGAATACAAGGTGTCTCTAAAAGGTCGCGGACCCGACTCCCAGAACGATATTTTCGTGTTGGGAAAGGCGCAAGATGGTGAGTTAGTTTCAATCATGGTTGAGGGCAAGGTCGAAGAATCATTTGGTGATTCGTTAGGTAAGTGGAAATCTGCCAATAAAGGCTTCACTGACAACAAGCGCGAACGATTGGACGATCTGCAACAGCATCTTGGATTAGCGTCTATCCCTGATGACATTTATTATCAACTTCTACATCGCACCGCATCTGCCGTAATCGAAGCACGGCGGTTCAATGCTCGATATGCCATTATGCTGGTTCATTCCTTCAGCCCTACCGCAAGTTGGTTTGATGAATATGCCCGTTTTCTAAACTTATTTGATGTTGTGGCAGAAAAGAATGTACTCCACCATCTGAATGTGGTTGATGGTATCGACGTATATACAGTCTGGGTTACAGGCGATGTGTGTTTTCTAAAGTTGTAA
- a CDS encoding DUF5615 family PIN-like protein, producing the protein MKILIDECLPRKLKHTLGEHDVMTVPEAGWSGKKNGELLRLMIGVFDVFITIDNNLEYQQQLADQPVSFVVLSAQNNKFETLLPLMSDVNEALEIIQHGQVIKISEQSDE; encoded by the coding sequence ATGAAAATTCTGATTGATGAATGCCTCCCACGTAAACTCAAGCATACATTGGGCGAGCATGATGTAATGACTGTTCCTGAAGCGGGATGGTCAGGGAAAAAGAATGGTGAATTATTGCGATTAATGATCGGTGTATTTGATGTTTTTATCACGATTGACAATAATCTGGAATATCAACAGCAACTTGCCGATCAACCCGTGAGTTTCGTGGTTCTCTCTGCCCAAAACAACAAATTTGAAACCTTGTTACCGTTGATGTCTGATGTCAATGAGGCATTAGAAATAATTCAGCACGGTCAGGTCATCAAGATTTCGGAACAGTCAGATGAGTGA
- a CDS encoding DUF433 domain-containing protein: MTETVIIKDPDILGGIPVFRGTRVPVQNLIDYLATGETIDSFLDDFPTVTREQVIQFLEYAGAVAAHENSD, translated from the coding sequence ATGACTGAAACAGTGATTATCAAAGACCCTGACATTCTTGGGGGAATACCCGTTTTTCGCGGGACACGGGTTCCGGTGCAAAACCTTATCGACTATCTGGCTACTGGCGAAACGATTGATAGTTTTCTGGATGATTTCCCGACTGTTACCCGTGAGCAGGTAATTCAGTTTCTGGAATACGCTGGAGCAGTTGCCGCACATGAAAATTCTGATTGA
- a CDS encoding ParB/RepB/Spo0J family partition protein: MAKKNDTDKLSELLASFNGDLLKEDAPQYFNDDSIRVERILLDMVRPDPIQPRRVLPEKIHLAFHENRLTPSQALREMVQVAQVAARQRGRPFSNLLELLPDPEREDEGDVKHTPEEELLRELVNLAVTIRNDGQVNPITVIDVTEGVTRLYRIETGERRYWSAWLLRDFLPGYEGDGMIDCIVVPADRSSVFRQAKENTARKGLSAIAMARQAALLLLTVNGYEIPAYAVNNDFYRQALELRIPRGTGEAIYSAMGGIDKRRFSQYKDLLKLGDEALELADRHNLDERTLRQIASLSYEDQVEMLQQIIQFDLTSRQVEAIVTQGIQETDKPSTDDLPSFATKFAKTFIRDVDKFNADLLWTAVFREQGDPHMTSAYLKRLAQMALSAANRYSDEG; encoded by the coding sequence ATGGCAAAGAAAAACGATACCGACAAGCTCAGTGAATTGCTGGCATCTTTCAACGGTGATTTGCTAAAGGAAGACGCACCTCAATATTTCAATGATGATTCAATCCGTGTGGAACGCATTCTGCTGGACATGGTTCGACCCGACCCGATTCAACCACGTCGGGTTCTGCCGGAGAAGATTCACCTTGCATTTCATGAGAATCGCCTCACCCCATCGCAGGCATTACGGGAAATGGTGCAGGTCGCTCAGGTGGCTGCTCGCCAGCGTGGACGACCCTTCTCGAATTTGTTGGAATTATTGCCTGATCCAGAGCGCGAAGATGAGGGAGATGTCAAGCACACACCTGAAGAAGAATTGCTACGTGAGCTGGTCAACCTCGCTGTGACCATCCGCAATGATGGTCAGGTCAACCCGATTACGGTCATTGACGTAACAGAAGGTGTGACCCGCCTTTATCGTATCGAAACAGGTGAACGCCGCTACTGGTCAGCGTGGTTGTTGCGCGATTTTCTGCCCGGTTACGAAGGCGATGGCATGATTGATTGCATTGTTGTCCCTGCTGACCGTTCATCGGTATTCCGTCAAGCAAAGGAAAACACGGCTCGAAAAGGGTTATCTGCGATTGCAATGGCACGTCAGGCGGCACTTTTGCTTTTGACGGTGAATGGCTACGAAATTCCTGCTTATGCTGTGAACAACGACTTCTACCGTCAGGCACTCGAACTGCGTATTCCGCGAGGTACAGGTGAAGCGATTTATTCAGCAATGGGTGGGATCGATAAACGTCGTTTCAGCCAATACAAGGATTTGCTGAAACTTGGGGATGAGGCTCTTGAACTTGCAGATCGACATAATCTCGATGAGCGTACATTGCGGCAAATAGCTTCTTTATCTTATGAAGATCAAGTCGAGATGCTACAGCAGATCATTCAATTTGACCTCACCAGTCGTCAGGTTGAAGCAATTGTCACTCAAGGTATTCAAGAAACCGATAAGCCTTCAACGGATGACTTACCATCCTTTGCCACCAAATTTGCGAAAACATTCATTCGGGATGTAGATAAGTTCAATGCTGACTTGCTATGGACAGCCGTTTTTCGTGAACAGGGTGATCCGCATATGACAAGTGCTTATCTGAAACGATTGGCTCAGATGGCACTATCTGCTGCTAACAGGTATTCAGATGAGGGCTAA